One Methanoculleus sp. 7T genomic window carries:
- a CDS encoding flagellar protein FlaF, with the protein MSAGPLVASAVGILILVVTAYVLVGGTLATTEVVVEAQSNLAMNQEARMRTAIEIQNTTIVDNRTLSVEVKNTGSEPIVDIPLIDVYLHIEDAPVYVPYGTGWSKENITPDDIHPGEFDPGETLTLSITHEKDANPAWVQVVTPNGVSCSAYTR; encoded by the coding sequence ATGAGTGCGGGACCCCTCGTTGCGTCTGCCGTCGGCATCCTCATCCTGGTCGTCACAGCCTACGTCCTGGTCGGCGGCACCCTCGCAACTACGGAGGTGGTGGTCGAGGCGCAGAGCAACCTCGCCATGAACCAAGAAGCCAGGATGCGGACGGCGATCGAGATCCAGAACACGACAATCGTCGACAACCGGACCCTCTCTGTCGAGGTAAAGAACACCGGCAGCGAACCGATCGTCGATATCCCGTTGATCGACGTCTACCTCCACATCGAGGACGCCCCCGTCTACGTCCCCTATGGAACCGGCTGGAGTAAGGAGAACATAACGCCGGACGATATCCACCCCGGCGAGTTCGACCCCGGCGAGACCCTCACCCTCTCGATCACCCACGAGAAAGACGCCAACCCTGCATGGGTTCAGGTCGTCACCCCAAACGGAGTATCCTGTTCGGCATACACAAGGTGA
- a CDS encoding archaellum protein ArlH, producing MAPSDDANSSIQEMPDKTILSTGNSELDKKLADGLPLSSLNLIEGENDTGKSVLTQQIIWGALKQGFNVDLFSTENTSKSFLSQMESMSLDISDYFAWGYLRVFPMHVVGFEWNKEKMQGTLERMIAYMEQSRAEVIIIDSLTLFTEYAQQDTVLTFFTNCKNLVDHGKTILITLHTSAFVEDSLVRIRSICDAHLFMKKALVGGKYVMMLEVVKVRGARKTTGNIISFEVHPGYGIKIIPVSVAKV from the coding sequence ATGGCCCCAAGCGACGACGCAAACAGCAGTATCCAAGAGATGCCCGACAAGACGATCCTCTCGACCGGGAACTCCGAGCTCGACAAGAAACTCGCCGACGGTCTCCCGCTCTCGTCGCTCAACCTCATCGAGGGGGAGAACGATACCGGAAAGAGCGTGCTCACCCAGCAGATCATCTGGGGAGCCTTAAAGCAGGGGTTCAACGTCGACCTCTTCTCGACCGAGAACACGAGCAAAAGTTTTCTCTCGCAGATGGAGTCGATGAGCCTCGACATCTCCGACTACTTCGCCTGGGGCTACCTCCGGGTCTTTCCCATGCACGTCGTCGGGTTCGAGTGGAACAAGGAGAAGATGCAGGGAACGCTTGAGCGGATGATCGCCTACATGGAGCAGAGCCGGGCGGAGGTCATCATCATCGACTCACTCACGCTCTTCACCGAGTACGCCCAGCAGGACACGGTCCTCACGTTCTTCACCAACTGCAAGAACCTCGTCGACCACGGCAAGACCATCCTGATCACCTTGCACACCTCTGCCTTCGTCGAGGACTCCCTCGTCCGTATCCGCTCGATCTGCGACGCCCACCTCTTCATGAAGAAGGCGCTCGTCGGCGGCAAATACGTCATGATGCTCGAGGTCGTCAAGGTCCGCGGCGCACGAAAGACCACCGGAAACATCATCAGTTTCGAGGTTCACCCCGGGTACGGCATCAAGATCATCCCGGTCTCGGTCGCGAAGGTGTGA
- a CDS encoding flagellin — MSSEAFTTAMFLIAAIISAGVLINAVFPVIYTLSGTISSSSHTVDERLSTDVKVVTTYASGGSKEAKIWLKNVGTARISPSDVGKTDVFLGVPGNFTRLGLVSGTPGSNQWTYKILEDTQKNNHWDPGETLYIQARSDTIPMSGEVVYFQFVLSTGLSRSTTFTAGT; from the coding sequence ATGTCGAGCGAAGCCTTCACTACAGCAATGTTCCTTATCGCCGCCATCATATCGGCCGGCGTCCTCATTAACGCAGTATTCCCAGTGATCTACACCCTTTCAGGCACAATCTCGTCATCCTCCCATACGGTGGACGAACGGTTGAGTACGGACGTAAAGGTTGTCACGACATACGCCAGCGGTGGGAGCAAAGAAGCCAAAATCTGGCTAAAGAACGTAGGGACGGCCCGGATATCACCTTCGGACGTAGGGAAGACCGACGTCTTCCTCGGGGTTCCGGGGAACTTCACCCGTCTTGGCTTGGTATCAGGCACACCGGGGTCAAACCAGTGGACCTATAAGATCCTTGAGGATACCCAGAAGAACAACCACTGGGATCCCGGCGAAACCCTCTACATCCAAGCCCGGAGCGACACGATCCCCATGAGCGGCGAAGTCGTCTACTTCCAGTTCGTCTTGTCCACCGGACTCTCGCGGTCGACCACCTTCACCGCAGGTACATAA
- a CDS encoding type II/IV secretion system ATPase subunit, which translates to MGSALEATVTLPFEPEFNDEGNDCYNNVESCALYRMLPANAREYVKESPHLLEYLHILPVNTVGIPLFLSELKRDLKSMENPNIIYPVNETTFIHIFPDPNDVRNWYIPIEPSFLHSVKEILPVVEAKLIDMIDALDEEPVTEQARIEVLKNFIRQLVYVRQPGEVIDPSLLAGGTPKDFKERIKKFLTADIGAPAKPQEQDPDRPLLADGRVVLSPQEYKALEYLMIRDKIEMGTLKPFLSDQYIEDITCDGVGPIFIEHKIFKGLKSVVGFQDSKELDNFVIKLAERIKRPLTYRNPIVDATLPDGSRINIVYGTEISKHGSNFTIRKVNEVPLSILQVIESGACNYMMAAYLWICLEYGMSMFVSGETASGKTTTLNALTTFLPPENKIVTIEDTPELTVPHRNWTREVAKAKGKGEGEGSEITMFDLLKAALRQRPNQILVGEIRGVEGSVAFSAMQTGHPVMSTFHAASVEKLIQRLCGDPISIPKTYVDNLNLVIIQSAVKLPQGGTVRRMLSVNELVGYDPETQGFSFMAAFVWDPATDTFTFTGRGSSYLLENKIATMLGIPENRRSEIYNEVDKRAKILERLHKAGYTQFWDLFHMTTKIKKQGLLAIEV; encoded by the coding sequence ATGGGATCGGCGCTGGAAGCAACGGTAACCCTCCCCTTTGAGCCGGAGTTCAACGACGAGGGGAACGACTGCTACAACAACGTGGAGTCTTGCGCCCTCTACCGGATGCTCCCGGCAAACGCCCGGGAATACGTCAAGGAGAGCCCGCATCTCCTCGAATACCTCCACATCCTGCCGGTCAATACCGTCGGGATCCCGCTCTTCCTCTCGGAGTTGAAGCGGGACCTAAAATCGATGGAGAATCCGAACATCATCTATCCGGTCAACGAGACGACGTTCATCCATATCTTCCCCGACCCAAACGACGTCCGGAACTGGTACATCCCGATCGAACCCTCGTTCCTCCACTCCGTCAAAGAGATCCTCCCGGTGGTCGAGGCGAAACTCATCGATATGATCGACGCCCTCGACGAGGAGCCGGTGACCGAGCAGGCGCGTATTGAGGTGCTCAAGAACTTCATCAGGCAGCTCGTCTATGTCCGGCAACCGGGCGAGGTAATCGATCCGTCCCTGCTTGCCGGCGGGACGCCGAAGGACTTCAAAGAACGGATCAAAAAATTCCTCACCGCCGATATCGGTGCGCCGGCGAAACCCCAAGAGCAGGATCCCGATCGCCCGCTGCTTGCCGACGGCCGGGTCGTCCTCTCCCCGCAGGAGTATAAGGCGCTCGAATACCTGATGATCCGTGACAAGATCGAGATGGGAACCCTCAAACCCTTCCTCTCCGACCAATATATCGAGGATATCACCTGCGACGGCGTCGGGCCGATCTTCATCGAGCACAAGATCTTCAAAGGCTTAAAATCGGTCGTCGGGTTTCAGGACTCGAAGGAACTCGACAACTTCGTGATCAAACTCGCCGAGCGGATCAAACGGCCGCTGACCTACCGGAACCCCATCGTCGATGCGACCCTCCCCGACGGATCGCGTATCAACATCGTCTACGGGACCGAGATCAGCAAGCACGGCAGCAACTTCACCATCCGTAAAGTGAACGAGGTTCCCTTGAGCATCCTGCAGGTCATCGAGAGCGGGGCCTGCAACTACATGATGGCCGCCTACCTCTGGATCTGCCTCGAGTACGGGATGTCGATGTTCGTCTCAGGCGAGACCGCGAGCGGCAAGACGACGACCTTGAATGCCTTAACGACGTTCCTCCCGCCCGAGAACAAGATCGTCACCATCGAGGATACCCCCGAGTTGACGGTCCCCCACCGGAACTGGACCCGTGAGGTCGCGAAGGCCAAGGGGAAGGGCGAGGGCGAAGGTTCGGAGATCACGATGTTCGACCTCCTCAAAGCCGCCCTCCGTCAGCGTCCGAACCAGATCCTGGTCGGTGAAATCCGAGGTGTGGAAGGGTCCGTCGCGTTCTCCGCCATGCAGACCGGCCACCCGGTGATGAGCACTTTCCACGCCGCGTCGGTTGAGAAACTGATCCAGCGTCTCTGCGGAGACCCGATCAGCATTCCGAAGACTTATGTCGACAACCTCAACCTGGTCATCATCCAGAGCGCCGTCAAACTCCCGCAGGGCGGGACCGTCCGGCGGATGCTCAGCGTCAACGAACTCGTGGGCTACGACCCCGAGACCCAGGGGTTCTCCTTCATGGCGGCGTTCGTCTGGGACCCTGCAACCGATACCTTCACCTTCACCGGCAGGGGGAGCAGTTACCTGCTTGAGAACAAGATCGCAACGATGCTCGGCATCCCCGAGAACCGCAGGTCCGAGATCTACAACGAGGTCGACAAACGCGCCAAGATCCTTGAACGCCTCCATAAGGCCGGGTATACCCAGTTCTGGGATCTCTTCCACATGACCACGAAGATCAAGAAACAGGGCCTGCTTGCTATCGAGGTGTGA
- a CDS encoding FlaD/FlaE family flagellar protein, whose amino-acid sequence MVGVDQAQIDKILSGASSDDPEARLDTLEKELDFVKTSIKRLLIDLRERMNELDNPFTSAAASYAGKRFEPSDLAGDGEDEDAEVSALGDASAEMDGLQAEAGREGLGSDEGLFPADLGAACLPQGAMSALQQAKPQGKLKLQKVHRLFEWVQQGCRKYGHEHMAIMIDAYRSMGYINDEASDQIREIMRMAPETRRDVQDIGPNEFVSELYVLNRILDPDDATLDRDMIEVLMLTPRRPGDHSAEKTSSHERDAGDTWIELLDRI is encoded by the coding sequence ATGGTGGGGGTAGATCAGGCTCAAATCGATAAAATTCTCTCGGGTGCATCTTCTGACGACCCGGAAGCCCGTCTCGACACCCTCGAGAAGGAGTTGGACTTCGTCAAGACCTCGATCAAGCGGCTGCTCATCGACCTTCGGGAACGGATGAACGAACTGGACAACCCGTTCACCAGCGCCGCGGCATCCTATGCAGGGAAGAGGTTCGAGCCGTCGGACCTTGCCGGGGACGGCGAAGATGAGGACGCCGAGGTCTCCGCCCTCGGCGATGCTTCCGCCGAGATGGACGGTCTGCAGGCGGAGGCGGGGCGCGAGGGTCTCGGTTCGGACGAAGGTCTCTTCCCGGCCGACCTCGGTGCGGCCTGCCTCCCCCAAGGTGCCATGTCCGCTCTCCAGCAGGCAAAACCCCAGGGAAAACTCAAACTCCAGAAGGTCCACCGGCTGTTTGAATGGGTGCAACAGGGATGCAGGAAGTACGGGCATGAGCACATGGCGATCATGATCGACGCTTACCGGTCGATGGGCTACATCAACGATGAGGCCTCCGACCAGATCCGGGAGATCATGCGGATGGCGCCCGAGACCCGGAGAGACGTGCAAGATATCGGCCCGAACGAGTTCGTCTCCGAACTCTACGTCTTGAACCGGATCCTCGACCCCGACGACGCGACGCTCGACCGGGACATGATCGAGGTGCTGATGCTCACCCCCCGCCGCCCCGGGGACCACAGCGCAGAGAAGACATCTTCCCATGAACGTGATGCCGGTGATACTTGGATCGAGTTGCTGGATAGGATATGA